The following coding sequences are from one Musa acuminata AAA Group cultivar baxijiao chromosome BXJ2-4, Cavendish_Baxijiao_AAA, whole genome shotgun sequence window:
- the LOC135610544 gene encoding F-box protein SKIP31-like — protein MADREAAGGDDDDDVVLASFLESEILSGDQEETSAARASKRPRIEEESSRQEIRNNASWLPPPPPLRPRQIETGIFSKIPPELFHHVFKFLSSEDLTSCALVCKFMSFAASDESLWRRLYCMRWGMDSSKGKFRACTWKKLYIQRDRDDMKGFVWNTPSEFREYYIQMQAAKRSQAPLPSQVDDRVMLDRTVADQVSIWKSRRGLTDDAAIGHICSGNTCSYSHIGDVFICERTGRVHVCDDACREVVVDRQSGGFVCTISGHCFDRLLSPEEELVTSENEQQQDGAVDEAEPFMGSGRFARAYLLGYNCDDEKELEAALKFC, from the exons ATGGCGGATCGGGAGGCCGCTGgcggagacgacgacgacgacgtcgtACTTGCGTCCTTCCTCGAGTCCGAGATCCTCTCCGGTGACCAG GAGGAGACGTCGGCGGCTAGGGCGTCGAAGAGGCCGCGCATCGAGGAGGAGAGCTCGCGGCAGGAGATTAGGAATAACGCTTCCTGgctgccgccgcctcctcctcttcgtcctAGGCAGATTGAAACGGGGATCTTTAGCAAGATACCGCCTGAGCTCTTCCATCACGTCTTCAAGTTCCTCTCTTCCGAG GACCTTACTTCGTGTGCTCTCGTCTGTAAGTTCATGAGTTTTGCGGCCTCAGATGAGAGCCTCTGGCGCCGCCT GTATTGCATGCGATGGGGTATGGATTCTTCAAAGGGGAAGTTTCGTGCATGTACTTGGAAGAAGCTATATATTCAG CGTGATCGAGATGACATGAAAGGATTTGTATGGAACACACCATCGGAGTTTAGGGAGTACTACATTCAAATGCAGGCAGCAAAACGAAGCCAAGCACCTCTTCCATCACAA GTTGATGATCGAGTTATGCTTGATAGAACAGTGGCTGATCAAGTGTCCATTTGGAAAAGCCGTAGAGGCTTAACTGATGATGCAGCAATTGGTCATATCTGTTCTGGAAATACATGCTCTTACTCCCATATTGGAGATGTATTTATCTGTGAGAGGACCGGTCGTGTGCATG TCTGTGATGATGCTTGCCGAGAAGTTGTCGTGGATCGTCAGTCTGGTGGGTTTGTATGCACTATATCTGGTCACTGCTTTGATAGATTGCTCTCTCCTGAAGAGGAATTAGTTACCTCTGAGAAT GAGCAACAGCAAGATGGTGCGGTAGATGAAGCAGAGCCTTTCATGGGATCCGGACGTTTTG CACGCGCATATCTGCTTGGTTATAATTGTGATGATGAGAAGGAGCTGGAAGCTGCTTTGAAGTTTTGCTGA